In a single window of the Bradyrhizobium erythrophlei genome:
- a CDS encoding ABC transporter substrate-binding protein yields the protein MLRARATLWAVVIVTASCAAARAQVSDDVVKIGVLTDHSGGFAYLVGKHSVEATQMAVDDFGGKVLGKPIVVVTADHQNKPDIATALSRKWFDTEGVDAITDVAGSAVALATQEIARTRNKILLISGAATTELTGKACSATTTQWSYDTYSFAKGTASQMTKQGEDTWFFLTSDYAFGHSLQSDASHFVEANGGKVVGSVRFPFGTPDFSSFVLQAQASKAKVVGLAMSGADLLNAIKQTREFGLVQSGQNLASLVIYINDIEGLGLDVAQGLTLTTSFYWDMNGETRAWAKRFMERSGGFIPNLITAGTYASVLHYLKAVQAAGTDDGKAVAAKMRELPVNDFYNKGVEIRADGRVLHKNYLMKVKSPSESKYRGDYYKVVSEMSGAESYRPLSESQCPLVQNK from the coding sequence ATGTTGAGGGCAAGAGCCACTTTGTGGGCTGTCGTGATCGTGACCGCGTCCTGCGCCGCGGCCCGCGCGCAAGTCTCCGACGACGTCGTCAAGATCGGAGTATTGACCGATCATTCCGGCGGCTTCGCCTATCTGGTGGGAAAGCATTCGGTCGAAGCCACGCAGATGGCGGTCGACGACTTCGGCGGCAAAGTGCTGGGCAAGCCCATCGTCGTGGTCACCGCCGACCATCAGAACAAGCCCGACATCGCGACGGCCTTGAGCCGGAAATGGTTCGATACGGAGGGGGTGGATGCAATCACGGATGTCGCCGGATCCGCGGTGGCGTTGGCCACGCAGGAGATTGCCCGGACCCGGAACAAGATACTGCTCATTTCGGGGGCTGCGACCACCGAGTTGACGGGCAAGGCATGTTCGGCGACGACCACTCAATGGAGCTACGACACGTATTCGTTCGCAAAGGGCACGGCGAGCCAGATGACCAAGCAGGGCGAGGACACCTGGTTCTTTCTGACCAGCGATTATGCCTTCGGCCATTCGCTGCAGAGTGACGCGAGCCACTTCGTCGAAGCGAACGGCGGCAAAGTTGTCGGCAGCGTCCGTTTTCCGTTCGGAACGCCGGATTTCTCCTCATTCGTGCTGCAGGCCCAGGCATCGAAGGCGAAGGTCGTCGGGCTCGCGATGTCTGGGGCCGATCTGCTCAACGCCATCAAGCAGACGCGCGAGTTCGGGCTGGTCCAGTCGGGTCAGAACCTGGCGAGCCTCGTCATCTACATCAACGATATCGAAGGACTCGGTCTGGACGTCGCGCAAGGATTGACGCTGACGACTTCGTTCTACTGGGACATGAACGGAGAGACGCGCGCATGGGCGAAACGCTTCATGGAACGCTCCGGAGGGTTCATTCCCAATCTGATCACGGCCGGCACCTACGCCTCCGTCCTGCACTATCTCAAAGCCGTTCAGGCTGCCGGCACCGACGATGGAAAGGCCGTTGCGGCGAAAATGCGCGAGCTCCCGGTGAACGACTTCTACAACAAGGGGGTCGAAATCCGGGCGGACGGTCGCGTCCTCCACAAGAACTACCTGATGAAAGTGAAATCGCCCTCCGAGTCGAAATATCGAGGCGACTACTACAAGGTGGTGAGCGAGATGAGTGGCGCCGAATCCTATCGGCCGCTCTCGGAAAGCCAATGTCCTCTCGTCCAGAACAAGTAG
- a CDS encoding helix-turn-helix domain-containing protein produces MALIGLFRSRASLQVEILTLRHQLNVLRRKSLRRLTFTSIDRLVFAGLYRLAPGVLDALKIVRPETVIRWHRAGFRAYWRRTSRPRSGRPTTPLEIRQLIREISLANLLWGAPRIHGELLKLGVDRPAWPSTWSATRSAVPRLEDIPPQSS; encoded by the coding sequence TTGGCGCTGATCGGATTGTTCCGGTCGCGAGCGTCGCTGCAAGTTGAGATCTTGACGCTTCGTCATCAACTCAACGTGCTGCGGCGTAAATCGCTGCGGCGACTAACCTTCACCAGTATCGACCGGTTGGTATTTGCCGGGTTGTATCGGCTGGCACCTGGCGTGCTGGACGCTTTGAAGATCGTCAGGCCGGAGACCGTGATCCGCTGGCATCGTGCCGGCTTCAGAGCGTATTGGCGCAGGACATCAAGACCGCGCAGCGGCCGTCCAACGACCCCGCTGGAGATCCGTCAGCTCATTCGCGAGATAAGTCTCGCCAACCTATTATGGGGCGCACCACGGATTCACGGCGAGCTTCTCAAGCTCGGCGTCGACAGACCAGCGTGGCCAAGTACATGGTCGGCGACGAGATCCGCCGTCCCAAGGCTGGAGGACATTCCTCCGCAATCAAGCTGA
- a CDS encoding integrase core domain-containing protein: MAGGRSYGSASQRIRPQNGLQIRLRKLSAGKKAPRHLIRDRDGAYGEIFIRRVRSIGIRDRPTSPRSPWQNAYAERLIGSIRRGCLDHIVVFAERHLRHVLLSHMDYYNGTRTHLSLNKDAPISRAAEAAGRILCRPILGGLHHQYARA; encoded by the coding sequence ATGGCCGGCGGCAGATCGTATGGCTCGGCGTCACAGCGCATCCGACCGCAGAATGGATTGCAAATCAGATTACGGAAGCTTTCGGCTGGGAAAAAAGCTCCCCGCCATCTGATCCGCGATCGCGACGGTGCATATGGAGAGATATTTATCCGCCGCGTTCGATCGATCGGCATTCGAGACCGCCCGACGTCTCCGCGTTCACCCTGGCAAAATGCATACGCAGAACGGTTGATCGGCTCGATCCGCAGGGGATGCCTCGATCATATCGTGGTGTTCGCCGAACGGCATCTGCGCCATGTGCTGCTGTCCCACATGGACTACTATAATGGCACGCGCACTCACTTATCGTTGAACAAGGACGCGCCGATATCACGTGCCGCCGAGGCAGCGGGGCGCATTCTGTGCCGTCCGATCCTGGGTGGACTGCATCACCAATATGCTCGGGCTTGA
- a CDS encoding nuclear transport factor 2 family protein yields MAGHFSCGHFALFIRCNSAQGEMGFPALHAADQLFALGNVSNCNEIPEIAPYEISGDHHEQMRTVAQGNFVFATSEGTFGGKPTAFFDLFRVDNGKVAEHWDVMADIPATMAHGNESSEPYVITALAQRWSGLFSHSAANAVAQLKS; encoded by the coding sequence ATGGCGGGCCATTTCTCTTGCGGACATTTTGCCTTGTTCATTAGATGCAACTCTGCTCAGGGCGAGATGGGCTTTCCAGCGCTGCACGCGGCGGATCAGCTATTCGCATTGGGGAATGTTTCCAACTGCAACGAAATCCCCGAGATAGCGCCCTACGAGATATCTGGCGATCATCACGAGCAGATGCGGACCGTCGCACAAGGTAACTTCGTGTTCGCCACGTCGGAGGGGACGTTTGGCGGTAAGCCCACGGCGTTCTTCGATCTCTTCCGTGTCGACAACGGCAAGGTTGCCGAGCATTGGGACGTCATGGCCGACATCCCTGCCACGATGGCGCACGGCAACGAAAGTTCTGAGCCGTATGTGATTACTGCGCTGGCGCAGCGATGGTCGGGACTGTTTTCTCATTCAGCCGCTAACGCGGTTGCCCAGCTGAAATCATAA
- a CDS encoding HU family DNA-binding protein, producing MAVQMTKSQLIEKIAANNELAKKDVKGVLETLATIGYKELKKTGVFLVPGFAKFVVIKKPATKARAGTNPFNGEPMMFKAKPARKIVRARPVKAAKDAV from the coding sequence ATGGCAGTGCAGATGACAAAGTCGCAGTTGATCGAGAAGATCGCTGCCAACAACGAATTAGCAAAAAAGGACGTTAAGGGGGTTCTGGAGACGCTGGCGACCATCGGCTATAAGGAACTGAAGAAAACTGGCGTATTCCTGGTTCCTGGGTTTGCCAAGTTCGTCGTCATAAAGAAGCCCGCCACCAAGGCACGTGCAGGTACAAACCCTTTCAACGGCGAGCCGATGATGTTCAAAGCCAAACCGGCTCGAAAAATCGTCAGAGCACGCCCGGTCAAGGCAGCAAAAGACGCGGTATGA
- a CDS encoding NAD-dependent epimerase/dehydratase family protein encodes MKLFAFGFGFTALRLVDIYADEFERISGTVRHAEKRDGLHRQKLDAYLFDAVEHSEIASRIKEADVLLVSVPPGRSEDPVLSAFGQQIEASTARQVVYLSTVGVYGDHGGAWIDEDTAVSPQVDRAHARVTAERRWKDVAGDRLAVLRFAGIYGPRRNALARLRDGNARRIVKPGQVFNRIHVDDAAQAAMAAIDHHKGGTWNVCDDEPAPPQDVIAYAASLMGIKPPATEDFATAKMTPMARSFYATNNKISNARLKRDLGVELAYPTYREGLEQLWNAREGRPV; translated from the coding sequence ATGAAGCTTTTCGCCTTCGGATTCGGATTTACGGCGCTGCGGCTCGTCGACATCTATGCCGACGAATTCGAGAGGATTTCCGGCACCGTCCGCCACGCCGAGAAGCGCGACGGGCTTCATCGACAGAAGCTCGATGCGTACCTATTCGACGCCGTCGAGCACTCAGAGATCGCCTCGCGCATCAAGGAAGCCGACGTCCTCCTTGTCTCCGTGCCGCCGGGGCGGTCCGAGGATCCCGTATTGTCCGCGTTCGGCCAGCAGATCGAGGCCAGCACCGCGCGACAGGTCGTTTATCTATCTACCGTCGGCGTATACGGCGATCACGGCGGGGCGTGGATCGACGAGGACACCGCGGTCTCGCCGCAGGTCGATCGGGCCCATGCACGGGTCACTGCCGAACGACGATGGAAGGACGTCGCCGGCGACAGGCTCGCGGTCCTTCGCTTTGCCGGCATCTACGGTCCGAGACGGAACGCGCTGGCGCGGCTACGCGACGGCAATGCTCGCCGGATTGTCAAACCTGGTCAGGTCTTCAACCGCATCCATGTCGACGACGCGGCGCAGGCCGCGATGGCGGCGATCGATCACCACAAGGGCGGCACGTGGAACGTCTGCGACGACGAGCCGGCACCGCCGCAGGACGTCATCGCCTACGCAGCTTCGCTGATGGGCATTAAACCGCCGGCCACCGAAGACTTCGCCACCGCTAAAATGACGCCGATGGCGCGAAGTTTCTACGCCACGAACAATAAGATCTCCAACGCGCGTCTGAAACGCGACCTAGGCGTCGAACTCGCCTACCCGACCTATCGCGAAGGCCTGGAGCAATTGTGGAACGCGCGCGAAGGCCGTCCAGTCTGA
- the glk gene encoding glucokinase, whose translation MDGRRIIGDIGGTNARFAIAEGGKYRELMHVEVGRFGSLHDALTDYLNGLPPALRSGLDGALAVARPVFGDRVALTNLGWSFSMSDLRRSLGLGSLKVVNDFAATAMAVPHLPDADVFPVGPRTREAAGPIGIIGPGTGLGVSALIPDGRKWVIVAGEGGHVTLPSASKEEDAIIEVLRTRWSHVSAERVLSGAGLVSLYEALCTIDGSAARALTPADVTRYAIGRTDLQCVKAFSQFCAFLGSVAGDLALTFGATSGIYIAGGILLRFKEAFASSPFRERFERKGRFAGMLAKIPTCLILEESPALLGLAHLPLAG comes from the coding sequence TTGGACGGCCGACGCATCATCGGAGACATCGGAGGTACGAACGCACGGTTCGCGATCGCCGAGGGCGGCAAATATCGTGAGCTCATGCATGTGGAGGTCGGCCGATTCGGCTCGCTGCACGACGCCCTGACGGATTATCTCAACGGTCTGCCGCCTGCATTGCGGTCCGGACTCGACGGCGCTCTTGCGGTCGCGCGCCCGGTGTTCGGCGACAGGGTGGCGCTCACGAACCTGGGCTGGTCATTTTCAATGAGCGATCTACGTCGAAGCCTTGGACTGGGCTCGCTGAAGGTTGTCAATGATTTCGCCGCAACGGCAATGGCGGTACCGCATCTGCCCGATGCGGACGTGTTTCCGGTTGGGCCGAGAACTCGGGAGGCCGCCGGTCCGATCGGGATCATAGGTCCCGGCACGGGACTGGGCGTGAGCGCCTTGATACCGGACGGGCGAAAATGGGTGATCGTCGCGGGCGAGGGCGGGCACGTGACCTTGCCGAGCGCGTCTAAGGAGGAGGACGCCATCATCGAGGTCCTGCGCACGCGTTGGAGCCACGTCTCGGCCGAGCGGGTGCTCAGTGGCGCAGGTCTCGTCAGTCTCTATGAAGCGCTCTGCACGATCGACGGCTCCGCGGCGCGGGCGTTGACGCCGGCCGACGTAACTCGTTACGCCATCGGCAGGACTGATCTCCAATGTGTGAAGGCGTTCTCACAGTTCTGCGCATTCCTGGGGTCGGTGGCCGGCGACCTTGCGCTGACGTTCGGCGCCACCAGCGGCATATACATCGCAGGCGGGATACTGCTGCGGTTCAAGGAAGCGTTCGCGTCGTCTCCGTTCCGCGAAAGATTCGAGCGAAAGGGACGTTTCGCCGGCATGCTGGCCAAAATTCCGACCTGTCTCATCCTCGAAGAGTCGCCGGCTCTCCTCGGCCTAGCTCATCTGCCATTGGCAGGCTAG